The following coding sequences lie in one Anoplolepis gracilipes chromosome 4, ASM4749672v1, whole genome shotgun sequence genomic window:
- the LOC140665305 gene encoding uncharacterized protein isoform X2, with product MTLPVSSYEELLIQVRELTHETILLQRQLSSDLFDNVDPPDVNHNFSFAQKNYEKGKLLTDNVIRHCDKTREIETEQKSIAECNDLRLRPRYCHDLESSESTRSGELTSRLLTWRSHDRHPIVLQENADTRRDRLRATEGRVPCGSAASVGVEGVASAWGAQRRQSPPPPLASRRLESASDAVAAAAAAAAAAAAAAASFNPVNPVVAVTQRCVATKKTVDAVALRPSRIYPGPLLVTETSKEDAMEPETKEEDERRSSTPSPEFYLRRSKRYNEDGSSEEETKQDSISLPGHRLPSSYRGTWPIRRDVWANQQIGFPAQQSTSLAAHNDVASVMSFSSSNSAGLESHSAELQGHRRLGAKVDVVYNLLGMLEKNGRDDMSTTLLSMSTSLDSCLVMRQSGCLPLLVQLIHAPRQDPDTRDRAMQALHNVVHAKSDERAGRREARVLRFLEQLRDYCQSLRMSLERGQPTDDLERGHPAATIAALMKLSFDEAHRHAMCQLGGLHAVAELIEMDHLAHGSESDDQNCITLRRYAGMALTNLTFGDGNNKALLCSFKEFMKALVSQLRSPSDDLRQVTASVLRNLSWRADSSSKQTLREVGAVTGLMKAAMEGRKESTLKSILSALWNLSAHCSTNKVDICAVEGALAFLVDMLSYKAPSKTLAIVENAGGILRNVSSHVAVREDYRAIVRERGCLQVLLQQLRSPSLTVVSNACGALWNLSARCPQDQRLLWDLGAVPMLRSLVHSKHKMISMGSSAALKNLLSARPGCNNLVHLDSTARGLGLSTLPSLAARRQRALEQEIDQNLAETCDNIEPSTSPINKDDKFTFKLDHSFLSINTHGLRTYQLHNQPSTSTAKCNGVARSESRDSMRSVTSTHSDTMFERVNRHVLNGSSPTDSQIKQQSSSLHSAVGLDGACSDSHTKATSSERKYTLRYKNAIPERLRPSDGFDVNELRCTNSTISWAAVPNQEPSQTSLHSSIENHMSLIDQSASSSSKAGSQSSVSEEVEATVCAKSDYRRTTVKAVVDNSKPVSYLRDISPMKENANFSNVYAEKALLRQHDTLNSIQKAISPTIGPDGNLFGDYAETDLDQPTDYSLRYGEQTIDDDEKQHSGFFLTNDQGLLHEDTVRTYYTEGTPRETSLNSSRATSASDLQDDSRIRNSSKKLPERYKARHVEDHGECKASSLTDVPKLNDFAESETQLNLRGATHLTDDESANHSLPYLEEDLGKQLKAIQEDASIQNHSSVRTTPISMVLGSSEYNDDHDAESSSRIISLDSKTDCKINKDLPSSDVEFSSGNNTGLKTSNNDSGYQVSDGDEDDEDLLAACINIGMQNNRHRHSFIGNNLEKLPRSENNLTRYQTSLALDQVEHNGTVVSDSSSFNIKYAESHGITAESNLSEKNKENKKDNNEESIQLETATAMINMNKEYRHNIEESNKASTAVNNDNLDNNFSAITVSQKPDMFLNKNVSNNFTVNEELDTVEQESITRIDETTTDDQIPTDISSMKQSFTKDSESSESIDSVEQSEHALLELCIQPSIKSESNITINQSNADYVKTQLELYNKQIDFIKGRNNSEELSDIDGNTDGKPEALFEIVRTTDILHRESAEKHIKEETYRRQRDPDAMIASLDRLTATLVQQTEAIRERDSGTMKQSLTCDTWNEDSPNDVSFPSISISAPLVASFNSDAQEDQCTNVLENNAQMGNNEQTGMTESKIIQREAIKLAEAVDAEANNQNELETTSLTSIDLEAIKPPSAMGSLLSLTASYAGSADNSETFINRDRCYSTSLPPVSTKYSADPRNVRKKSLPLGVVAKRALGQSQSHTSSLENLLNECTSSHLENVKPPSMMDELPDVGDMENSMLSVASITSEIADSKEQDSHSLTGSDSVVFEMLKPVANVLSITCMRYAEGMQSSANNSLSECLENINPPSLFNEVSEMDESTMEAATNTLCSDTLCIETELQTDEAVHSIVAEVIDEAENDTDEAVTPISSEYCVSSSAESTPKRRPYLKSHLTPKQKRHLTKERYKTYTIAAEIVKKEQEERRKQDGTCSNEDGDKIPRRKYSPFSKLTPKQRRQENRARFQTQVLENPFPDLNAARTKEVQELVSTKNSVEKQEFTSPNKSSIPTLTKLPVCRALRKKRGNSQENKERYRTRTLNDSETMFGNQESEHPISTTNAREGEQINEGYAHEEIQTMLEQNATIVLNTLNESNKANGDDILRCETVTLTSHDSELDHNLRMRFVNGLSKKLMNTQHNAQTLAMNIEHEEAEAEYMKTHQDLGSADTIESGSDESNYADEEQEPRETKRPRIIKPGMPGRDASADSNATDKSEPESPKAIRGRRKALYSNPITRKPTPQSSPLKQVNLISGIPRSNTSPIVRATRVTTLRQNSNSSTTGAKDSPKSNTSPKRTALVADAEKKTRNLATVSKRASVPQKGSSLTFTKSTKRHSTPPACSSNYQSDSRLPEIPIKPLERQGTFTKDEPEVENAPTVHSASASPVKTKIAKPIKGVSSKIYSVAGKSKISVKTQQAYLPKMSANSSEKMQPPKGVLMAPKKMSSGKIITPPKVLNGNTSQNDKTFRKVDSLGQRSNSNSSIVANSSMSAQSRKLAKEATSKIASLWKKVEQTKNKQRFEKPDTRQWIRPANSTTEVDAAPVATATFNKSPAYRLFRSSTFEGLSQEDGSSVETSPYKSKSRPPVLGMQVGPAGPKYRNSCDLTGMNANEAPCKIPVKSSESYKHETTQLGDSLVTMRKQQNAEFGAETDPTKRISRLGSFIRVDPATAAENGVRTPASAIVPPFNYNPKPDIPSQAAKSRSDESQSKFEMTDCHAEIVTGSARVTTV from the exons GAGAACGCGGATACCCGGCGAGACAGATTGCGCGCGACGGAGGGCCGCGTGCCGTGCGGTTCGGCGGCGAGCGTCGGGGTGGAAGGCGTCGCCAGCGCGTGGGGTGCCCAGAGACGGcagtcgccgccgccgccccTGGCATCGCGCAGGCTGGAGTCGGCCTCTGacgccgtcgccgccgccgccgccgcagcagcagcagcagcagcagcagcagcgtCCTTCAACCCCGTCAACCCCGTCGTCGCTGTCACGCAGAGATGCGTCGCTACGAAAAAGACCGTCGATGCCGTCGCGCTGAGACCATCGCGGATTTACCCGGGTCCTCTTCTCGTCACTGAGACCAGCAAGGAGGATGCCATGGAGCCGGAAACCAAGGAGGAGGACGAGCGACGCTCGTCGACACCGAGTCCCGAG TTCTACTTGAGGAGAAGTAAACGTTACAACGAGGATGGCAGTAGCGAGGAAGAAACTAAGCAGGATAGCATCTCGCTGCCTGGCCACAGGCTACCGTCTTCGTATCGCGGAACGTGGCCCATCAGAAGAGACGTATGGGCTAATCAGCAGATTGGCTTTCCGGCCCAGCAGAGCACATCACTCGCTGCGCACAAT GACGTGGCCAGCGTGATGAGTTTCTCGTCATCGAATTCCGCGGGTCTCGAGAGTCACTCCGCAGAGTTGCAAGGCCATCGACGACTGGGCGCCAAGGTGGACGTGGTGTACAATTTATTGGGTATGCTAGAGAAGAACGGACGGGACGACATGAGCACTACTCTGCTCTCCATGAGCACCTCTTTAGATAGCTGTCTGGTGATGAGGCAATCCGGATGCTTACCGTTGCTCGTGCAGCTGATCCACGCGCCCAGACAAGATCCAGACACTCGGGACAGGGCTATGCAAGCGTTGCATAACGTGGTGCATGCCAAGAGCGACGAGAGGGCTGGTCGTCGTGAGGCGCGGGTGCTCCGATTCCTCGAACAGCTGCGCGACTATTGCCAAAGCCTGAGGATGTCCCTAGAGAGAGGCCAGCCCACGGATGATCTCGAAAGAGGACATCCTGCTGCGACGATAGCCGCACTTATGAAATTGTCCTTCGACGAGGCTCATCGTCACGCCATGTGCCAATTAGGTGGGCTCCATGCGGTTGCGGAACTTATCGAGATGGATCATTTGGCGCACGGCAGCGAAAGTGACGACCAGAACTGCATTACGCTGCGACGATACGCAGGAATGGCGTTAACCAATCTAACTTTCGGCGATGGCAACAACAAGGCGCTACTCTGCTCCTTCAAGGAATTCATGAAGGCCTTGGTTTCGCAGCTGAGAAGTCCCAGCGATGATCTTAGACAAGTGACCGCGAGCGTTCTGAGAAACTTGTCCTGGCGCGCCGACAGCAGCAGCAAACAGACCCTGAGGGAAGTAGGAGCGGTGACGGGTCTGATGAAAGCCGCCATGGAAGGTCGCAAAGAATCAACTCTAAAATCTATACTATCTGCTCTGTGGAATCTGTCAGCTCACTGTAGCACAAATAAAGTGGATATCTGCGCTGTAGAAGGCGCACTGGCTTTTCTCGTCGATATGCTGAGTTATAAGGCGCCATCCAAGACACTCGCGATAGTTGAAAATGCTGGCGGTATCCTTAGAAATGTGTCGAGCCACGTGGCAGTACGAGAAGACTATCGAGCCATCGTAAGAGAGAGAGGCTGTCTGCAGGTTCTCCTACAGCAACTGAGATCACCCAGTCTGACCGTAGTCAGCAACGCCTGCGGAGCACTCTGGAATCTGTCCGCGAGGTGTCCTCAGGATCAGCGTCTCCTTTGGGATTTAGGAGCTGTACCGATGTTGCGCAGTCTCGTTCATTCCAAGCACAAAATGATCTCTATGGGCTCCAGTGCGGCCTTGAAGAATCTGTTGAGTGCCAGACCTGGTTGCAATAATCTCGTTCATTTGGACTCTACCGCACGTGGGCTCGGATTATCGACGCTGCCGAGTTTAGCTGCTCGTAGGCAGCGGGCTCTGGAACAAGAAATCGATCAGAATCTGGCCGAGACCTGTGACAACATCGAGCCGAGCACGTCGCCGATCAACAAGGATGACAAATTTACGTTCAAGCTCGATCACAGTTTCCTCAGCATCAATACCCACGGTCTGCGCACTTATCAATTGCACAATCAACCCAGCACGTCTACCGCCAAGTGTAACGGAGTTGCCAGGAGCGAAAGTAGAGATTCCATGCGTTCAGTGACAAGTACGCACTCCGACACCATGTTCGAGAGAGTAAATCGTCACGTTCTGAACGGCTCATCGCCTACCGATTCGCAGATCAAACAACAATCTTCGTCGCTTCATTCCGCGGTCGGATTGGACGGCGCGTGTAGCGACTCTCATACGAAAGCCACTTCTTCCGAGAGGAAGTACACTTTGCGTTACAAGAATGCTATACCTGAACGACTGAGACCATCCGACGGCTTTGACGTTAACGAGCTAAGATGCACAAATTCTACTATATCGTGGGCTGCAGTACCCAATCAAGAACCGTCTCAGACTTCATTACACTCCTCCATCGAGAACCACATGTCTCTGATCGATCAGAGCGCGTCGTCTTCGTCCAAGGCCGGCAGCCAGTCAAGCGTTTCCGAGGAAGTCGAAGCGACCGTGTGCGCTAAGTCAGATTATCGACGAACAACCGTGAAAGCGGTTGTCGACAACTCGAAACCGGTTTCTTATCTGCGTGATATTTCTCCTATGAAGGAAAATGCGAATTTCAGCAACGTTTACGCGGAGAAGGCTCTGTTGCGTCAACACGACACCTTGAACAGCATTCAGAAAGCGATATCGCCTACGATCGGTCCGGACGGTAACTTGTTCGGCGATTACGCCGAAACGGATTTGGATCAACCAACCGACTACAGTCTTCGCTACGGTGAACAAACTATAGACGACGACGAGAAACAACATTCCGGCTTCTTTTTGACCAACGATCAGGGACTTCTGCACGAGGACACAGTTAGAACTTACTATACGGAGGGAACGCCGCGCGAGACATCCTTGAACTCGTCCAGGGCCACTTCTGCCTCTGATCTGCAAGACGATAGTCGGATAAGGAATTCGTCGAAAAAGTTACCGGAGCGATACAAGGCGAGGCACGTCGAGGACCACGGTGAATGCAAAGCGTCGTCCTTGACGGACGTGCCAAAATTGAACGACTTCGCCGAATCGGAGACGCAATTGAATTTGCGAGGCGCAACGCATCTTACGGATGACGAGAGCGCAAATCATTCGTTACCGTACCTTGAGGAAGATTTAGGCAAGCAGCTCAAAGCGATTCAAGAAGATGCATCCATCCAAAATCATTCAAG CGTAAGAACGACGCCGATTTCAATGGTATTAGGGAGCTCTGAATACAATGATGATCACGATGCGGAGTCCAGTTCTAGGATTATTAGTTtag ACTCTAAAActgattgcaaaataaataaagatctaCCATCAAGTGACGTTGAATTCTCATCCGGCAATAATACTGGTTTAAAGACTTCTAATAACGACTCAGGAT ATCAAGTCAGTGACGGAGACGAAGATGACGAGGATCTACTAGCCGCTTGCATTAATATTGGAATGCAAAATAATag gcATAGGCATTCCTTCATAGGGAATAATCTCGAAAAACTTCCTCGATCAGAAAATAATCTGACTCGATATCAAACTAGTCTTGCTCTAGATCAAGTCGAACATAATGGGACCGTAGTATCTGATAGTTcgtcatttaatataaaatatgcggAGTCTCATGGAATCACAGCTGAAAGTAATTTATCagagaaaaacaaagaaaataagaaagataataaCGAAGAAAGCATTCAATTGGAAACAGCTACA gctatgataaatatgaataaggaATACAGGCATAATATCGAGGAATCAAATAAAGCTTCAACTGcagtaaataatgataatttggataataatttttcagcgATAACTGTATCACAAAAACCTGACATGTTCTTAAATAAGAATGTATCAAATAACTTTACTGTAAATGAGGAACTGGATACAGTTGAACAAGAATCTATTACACGGATAGACGAGACAACAACCGATGATCAGATTCCAACAGACATTTCATCAATGAAGCAATCATTTACGAAAGATTCCGAAAGTAGCGAATCGATTGACTCTGTTGAGCAATCCGAGCATGCCCTTCTGGAACTGTGTATTCAACCCAGTATAAAATCTGAAAGCAACATCACCATCAATCAAAGCAACGCAGATTACGTTAAGACGCAGCTagagttatataataaacaaatagacTTTATAAAAGGAAGAAATAATTCCGAAGAGTTATCCGACATTGATGGGAACACGGATGGAAAACCGGAGGCACTATTCGAAATTGTGAGGACTACGGACATTTTACATCGCGAAAGCGCGGAGAAGCATATAAAAGAGGAGACATACAGACGACAGAGAGATCCCGACGCTATGATCGCTTCGTTGGATCGATTGACGGCAACATTAGTTCAACAAACTGAAGCCATACGCGAACGAGATTCCGGCACGATGAAACAAAGTTTAACATGTGACACATGGAACGAGGATTCTCCCAACGACGTTTCTTTCCCTAGCATCAGCATAAGCGCACCGCTGGTCGCTTCGTTCAACAGCGATGCACAAGAAGATCAGTGCACTAATGTGTTGGAGAACAACGCGCAAATGGGGAATAATGAACAGACTGGCATGACAGAATCGAAGATCATTCAACGCGAAGCCATTAAACTGGCGGAAGCTGTGGATGCCGAGGCGAACAATCAGAACGAGCTCGAAACGACAAGTTTGACATCTATCGATCTAGAAGCGATCAAACCGCCGTCCGCCATGGGAAGTTTACTATCGTTGACCGCGAGCTACGCCGGCTCTGCTGACAACAGCGAAACATTCATCAACCGGGATAGGTGTTACTCCACATCTTTGCCACCAGTATCAACGAAATATTCTGCCGATCCTCGCAACGTGCGGAAAAAGTCCCTGCCGCTGGGCGTGGTGGCCAAACGAGCGCTAGGCCAGAGTCAGAGTCATACGTCCAGTCTGGAGAATCTGCTAAACGAATGTACCAGTTCGCACCTGGAGAATGTCAAACCGCCGTCCATGATGGATGAATTACCAGACGTAGGCGACATGGAGAACAGCATGCTCAGTGTGGCCAGCATCACATCGGAGATCGCGGATTCGAAGGAGCAGGATTCGCACAGTTTGACCGGTAGTGACTCGGTGGTATTCGAGATGCTAAAGCCAGTCGCCAATGTATTATCTATAACGTGCATGCGTTATGCCGAGGGCATGCAAAGCAGCGCGAACAACAGTCTAAGTGAATGCTTGGAAAATATCAATCCGCCGTCTCTATTTAATGAAGTAAGCGAGATGGACGAGTCCACGATGGAGGCGGCTACTAATACTCTATGTAGCGACACTCTGTGCATAGAAACGGAGCTGCAAACCGACGAAGCGGTGCATTCAATTGTGGCGGAAGTGATCGACGAGGCAGAGAACGACACCGACGAGGCGGTGACTCCAATCTCCTCTGAATATTGCGTCAGCAGCTCAGCAGAATCGACGCCGAAACGACGGCCGTATCTGAAATCTCATTTGACTCCGAAACAGAAAAGACATTTGACGAAGGAGAGATATAAGACGTATACCATTGCCGCGGAAATTGTTAAAAAGGAACAGGAAGAACGTCGAAAGCAGGATGGTACTTGCAGCAATGAAGATGGTGATAAAATTCCACGCAGAAAGTACTCTCCCTTCTCGAAATTAACGCCAAAGCAGCGCAGGCAAGAAAATAGAGCTAGATTTCAGACACAAGTGCTGGAGAATCCCTTCCCGGATCTGAATGCGGCTCGAACCAAAGAAGTGCAGGAGTTAGTTTCCACTAAAAATTCCGTCGAAAAACAAGAATTCACCTCTCCCAACAAGTCTTCAATTCCTACGCTCACAAAGTTACCCGTGTGCAGAGCATTGAGAAAAAAACGCGGGAATTCCCAAGAGAATAAAGAACGGTATCGCACAAGGACGTTGAACGATTCGGAAACCATGTTCGGAAACCAAGAAAGCGAGCATCCCATTTCAACCACCAACGCGAGAGAAGGAGAGCAAATAAACGAAGGATACGCCCACGAAGAGATTCAAACTATGTTAGAGCAGAATGCCACCATTGTGTTGAACACTCTGAACGAATCGAATAAAGCTAACGGAGATGATATTTTGCGTTGCGAAACTGTCACTTTGACGTCACATGATTCCGAGTTGGATCACAACTTGAGAATGCGTTTTGTAAATGGGCTTTCGAAGAAACTAATGAACACTCAACACAACGCACAAACTCTTGCAATGAATATCGAGCATGAAGAAGCAGAAGCTGAGTACATGAAGACTCACCAAGATCTAGGCTCGGCGGATACAATTGAATCAGGCAGTGATGAGTCCAACTACGCCGACGAGGAACAGGAACCGAGAGAGACGAAAAGGCCGCGAATAATTAAACCAGGAATGCCAGGTCGAGATGCGAGCGCGGATTCTAACGCGACTGACAAATCAGAGCCGGAAAGCCCGAAGGCGATTCGAGGACGAAGGAAGGCGCTTTATTCGAATCCAATAACGCGAAAGCCGACACCGCAATCGTCACCGTTGAAGCAAGTAAACCTTATTAGCGGTATACCCCGTAGCAACACCTCACCTATTGTCAGAGCTACCAGAGTCACCACTTTGCGACAGAACAGCAATAGTTCGACGACTGGTGCGAAGGATTCTCCAAAATCCAATACGAGTCCAAAGAGAACTGCACTTGTCGCGGACGCGGAGAAAAAGACGCGAAACCTGGCAACTGTGTCCAAGAGGGCCTCTGTACCTCAGAAGGGATCTTCATTGACCTTCACAAAATCCACTAAGCGTCACAGTACACCTCCAGCCTGCTCATCGAACTACCAAAGCGACAGTAGATTACCAGAGATCCCGATTAAGCCATTGGAGCGTCAAGGAACCTTTACGAAGGACGAACCAGAGGTGGAGAACGCACCAACGGTGCATTCCGCGTCCGCTTCCCCAGTAAAGACGAAGATTGCCAAACCGATTAAAGGTGTTTCGTCAAAGATATATTCGGTGGCGGGAAAATCCAAGATCTCTGTGAAAACGCAGCAAGCGTATCTGCCGAAAATGTCGGCTAACAGTTCAGAAAAAATGCAACCACCTAAGGGAGTGTTGATGGCGCCGAAGAAAATGTCTtctggaaaaataattacgcCGCCAAAAGTTCTCAATGGCAACACATCCCAGAATGATAAGACCTTCCGGAAGGTTGATTCTCTCGGGCAACGATCCAACAGCAACTCCAGCATAGTCGCCAATTCGTCTATGAGCGCGCAAAGTCGTAAGCTTGCAAAGGAGGCGACAAGCAAGATTGCAAGTCTCTGGAAGAAGGTTGAGCAGACCAAGAACAAGCAGCGTTTCGAGAAACCGGATACCAGGCAATGGATAAGGCCAGCCAATAGTACCACCGAGGTAGACGCTGCACCTGTCGCGACTGCGACATTCAATAAGTCGCCAGCGTACAGATTGTTTCGCAGTTCCACGTTTGAGGGACTCTCCCAGGAAGACGGGAGCAGCGTCGAGACGTCGCCCTACAAGTCCAAGTCCAGACCACCAGTCCTAGGTATGCAAGTTGGACCTGCTGGTCCAAAATACAGAAACTCCTGCGACTTGACGGGCATGAACGCCAACGAGGCACCTTGCAAGATCCCAGTAAAATCGTCCGAATCGTACAAGCACGAGACGACGCAGCTAGGCGACAGCTTGGTGACCATGAGGAAGCAACAGAATGCAGAGTTCGGAGCGGAAACGGATCCCACCAAGAGGATATCCAGGCTCGGCTCCTTCATCCGAGTAGATCCGGCGACGGCAGCGGAAAACGGCGTACGAACGCCAGCCTCGGCGATCGTGCCGCCCTTCAACTATAATCCGAAGCCAGACATTCCATCGCAAGCGGCCAAATCTAGGTCGGACGAGAGTCAGAGTAAATTCGAGATGACGGATTGCCACGCGGAGATAGTCACGGGGTCCGCCAGGGTGACGACAGTATAG